Proteins encoded together in one Bacteroides ovatus window:
- a CDS encoding glycoside hydrolase family 88 protein has translation MRRTPFYNFFIVALLVTMTASVSAQQVDSKLPWSVRLTESEMIRYPESWQLDFQPKLKWDYCHGLELGAMLDVYDAYGDKKIRDYAIAYADTMVHEDGSITAYKLTDYSLDRINSGKILFRIYEQTKNPKYKKALDLLYSQFEGQPRNEDGGFWHKKIYPHQMWLDGIYMGAPFYAEYAFRNNLPQDYADVINQFVTCARHTYDPKNGLYRHACDVSRTQRWADPVTGQSKHTWGRAMGWYAMALVDVLEFIPQHEAGRDSLLDILNNVAVQVKKLQDPKTGGWYQVMDRSGDKGNYVESSCSAMFIYSLFKAVRLGYIDKSYLDVALKGYKGFLDNFIEVDKNGLVTITKACAVAGLGGKVYRSGDYDYYINETIRNNDPKAVGPFIMASLEYERLQK, from the coding sequence ATGAGACGAACTCCTTTTTATAATTTTTTTATAGTGGCTTTATTGGTTACAATGACCGCTTCTGTATCGGCACAACAGGTAGACAGCAAACTTCCCTGGTCTGTGCGACTGACTGAATCGGAAATGATCCGTTACCCCGAATCCTGGCAGCTCGACTTTCAGCCGAAACTGAAGTGGGATTATTGCCACGGACTTGAACTGGGAGCCATGCTCGATGTGTACGACGCTTATGGCGACAAGAAAATTCGCGATTACGCCATCGCGTATGCGGATACAATGGTGCACGAGGACGGAAGCATTACCGCTTATAAATTAACCGATTACAGTCTCGACCGTATCAACTCCGGAAAAATCCTTTTCCGTATCTATGAGCAGACCAAGAATCCTAAATATAAGAAAGCGCTCGACCTGCTTTATAGCCAGTTTGAAGGACAACCGCGTAATGAGGACGGTGGTTTTTGGCATAAAAAGATTTATCCCCACCAAATGTGGTTGGACGGAATTTACATGGGAGCTCCTTTCTACGCGGAATATGCATTCCGTAATAATCTTCCGCAGGACTATGCAGATGTAATCAACCAGTTTGTCACTTGTGCCCGTCATACGTACGATCCTAAAAATGGTCTTTATCGTCATGCGTGCGATGTAAGCCGCACTCAACGTTGGGCGGACCCGGTGACCGGACAGTCGAAACATACATGGGGACGTGCAATGGGATGGTATGCGATGGCATTGGTGGATGTGCTCGAATTTATTCCGCAGCATGAAGCCGGAAGAGATTCCCTGCTTGATATATTGAATAATGTAGCTGTGCAGGTGAAGAAACTTCAGGACCCGAAGACCGGAGGATGGTATCAGGTGATGGATCGGAGTGGTGATAAGGGTAATTACGTAGAATCTTCTTGTTCCGCTATGTTCATTTATTCGCTCTTTAAGGCGGTTCGTTTGGGATATATTGATAAGTCTTATCTGGATGTGGCATTGAAAGGCTACAAAGGATTCCTGGATAATTTTATCGAAGTGGACAAGAACGGATTGGTAACCATCACCAAGGCTTGTGCAGTGGCAGGATTGGGAGGAAAGGTATATCGTTCCGGCGATTATGACTATTATATTAATGAAACTATCCGCAATAACGATCCTAAAGCCGTAGGA